A stretch of Podospora bellae-mahoneyi strain CBS 112042 chromosome 5, whole genome shotgun sequence DNA encodes these proteins:
- a CDS encoding hypothetical protein (CAZy:AA3; EggNog:ENOG503NWR9; COG:E) → MRFSLLSSCLAFSASLIAAVPTFPNAQSTRDVDSEFDYVIVGSGAGGGPLACRLAMAGYKTLLLEAGGDANGNVNISVPGYQAVVTADPKLRWDIFVNHYKDQNRAKRDPKYVYEIGPYEYHVGPNPPPGAKDLGILYPRGSMLGGSVTHNALIWIIPHKQDFDTIATITGDDSWAASNMNQYLDKVYQWLPNMATDPTILLRDLPLARHLVAGASAVGIDVPVLTPLVKLSQLLLMSPNSRVNPARDATEGYFQVPLTMKLGERSAVREFILKTVADGHPLTVRTNTFVTKINFNTTGSKPRATGVEYMEGEYLYKASPLHRTNFGKRGSAKAKREVIVSAGTFNTPQLLKLSGIGPAPELLRFGIPIIKHLPGVGTNMMDRYEIPVNVVHEDDFSILDGCTFDLKPHDLCLKQWLDNPYILAARGAYASNGLATMMLKRSNFASTSDIDLSIFGGPLNFQGYFPGWHDFSVRDHKHFSWYSLKAHTRNRAGTVELRSADPLDQPEINFNYFDTGTTAGGADQLDLGALIQAIRKSREALADYYKFPILGGTNYTEEKPGAHVQSDEAIGQFIKDEAWGHHAACSCPIGEEGNPMAVLDSEFRVRGVDGLRVVDASVFPDIPGIFIQSAIFMVSEKAADVLIREAKAADGE, encoded by the coding sequence ATGAGGTTCAgcctcctctcttcctgcCTGGCATTCTCGGCCAGTCTCATCGCTGCTGTCCCAACATTCCCCAACGCACAGTCGACTCGAGATGTCGATTCTGAGTTTGACTATGTTATCGTGGGCAGCGGTGCGGGCGGCGGCCCACTCGCTTGTCGTCTCGCCATGGCCGGCTACAAGACATTGCTTCTTGAAGCTGGCGGCGATGCCAACGGCAACGTGAACATCTCGGTTCCCGGGTACCAAGCCGTCGTCACGGCCGATCCCAAACTCAGATGGGATATTTTTGTCAACCACTACAAAGACCAAAACCGCGCCAAAAGAGATCCCAAATATGTCTACGAGATCGGTCCTTACGAGTATCATGTCGGTCCtaatcctcctcctggagCCAAGGACTTGGGCATCTTGTATCCTCGCGGCAGCATGCTCGGAGGCTCCGTCACTCACAATGCCCTCATCTGGATCATTCCTCACAAGCAAGACTTTgacaccatcgccaccatcacTGGCGATGACTCGTGGGCCGCAAGCAACATGAACCAATATCTCGACAAGGTCTACCAATGGCTTCCAAACATGGCCACCGACCCGACCATTTTGCTCAGAGATCTCCCTCTGGCTCGGCATCTCGTCGCTGGAGCTAGCGCCGTGGGAATCGACGTTCCTGTCCTTACGCCGCTGGTCAAGCTGTCCCAGCTCTTGCTCATGAGCCCCAACAGCCGGGTCAACCCAGCAAGAGATGCCACTGAGGGCTACTTCCAGGTGCCCCTCACCATGAAGTTGGGTGAACGATCCGCGGTCAGGGAGTTCATCCTCAAGACCGTTGCAGACGGCCATCCCCTCACCGTGCGGACAAACACCTTTGTCACCAAGATCAatttcaacaccaccggtTCCAAGCCCAGAGCTACGGGGGTGGAGTACATGGAGGGCGAATACCTCTACAAAGCCAGCCCCCTTCACCGCACCAATTTCGGCAAGAGGGGGTCtgccaaagccaaaagaGAAGTCATCGTTTCTGCCGGCACGTTCAACACCCCTCAGCTTCTGAAGCTAAGCGGTATCGGCCCCGCCCCCGAGCTCCTACGGTTTggcatccccatcatcaaacacctcccGGGAGTAGGAACCAACATGATGGACCGCTACGAAATCCCCGTCAACGTCGTTCACGAGGACGATTTCTCTATTCTTGATGGTTGCACATTTGATCTCAAGCCTCATGATTTGTGTCTGAAGCAGTGGCTGGACAATCCTTACATCCTTGCCGCGAGGGGAGCTTATGCGTCCAACGGACTAGCAACCATGATGCTCAAGCGGTCCAACTTTGCCTCCACGTCAGACATTGACCTCTCCATCTTTGGCGGGCCGCTCAATTTCCAGGGCTATTTCCCCGGCTGGCACGACTTTTCCGTCCGTGATCACAAGCACTTTTCTTGGTACAGCCTCAAAGCCCACACGCGAAACCGCGCCGGGACGGTGGAACTCAGATCAGCCGACCCGTTGGATCAGCCAGAGATCAACTTTAACTACTTTGACACtggcaccaccgccggcgggGCTGATCAGTTGGACTTGGGGGCCTTGATCCAGGCAATCAGGAAGTCAAGGGAGGCATTGGCGGATTACTACAAGTTTCCTATTTTGGGGGGGACTAACTACACGGAGGAGAAGCCAGGGGCGCATGTGCAGAGTGATGAGGCTATTGGGCAGTTTATCAAGGATGAGGCTTGGGGTCATCACgctgcttgttcttgtcccattggggaggaggggaaccCGATGGCGGTGCTGGATTCGGAGTTCAGGGttaggggggtggatgggttgagggtggtggatgctAGTGTTTTTCCGGATATTCCGGGCATTTTTATTCAGAGTGCTATTTTTATGGTTAGTGAGAAGGCGGCGGATGTGCTGATTAGGGaggccaaggcggcggatggggagTAG
- the DPH2_1 gene encoding Diphthamide biosynthesis protein 2 (EggNog:ENOG503NUDH; BUSCO:EOG09262SI7; COG:J), with protein MTELSSAPVLSTPAEHLFEHASPDSQTEAKAPRKTDDELRQIYEVARTARELRLGKWKTIALQFPDAMLVDAPRLVQALKDELTALRKEEEESSGPKQDEKIFILADTSYSACCVDEVAAEHADAQVVVHYGRSCLSPTSRLPVIYVFTEHRLNLDETVEAFEREHPGKDAKVVIMADVTYQSHVPAVVSRLVSEGYTNIYSTAITHDPTNILPNRKIVSHSASSDSTPEGDSLKEYSLFHISTPPTALLLALSSRVGSLYIHDTPHSPFPSSSFLSARRLLGRRYAKLLSLSTAGIIGILVNTLSVSNYLCSVDALRKRIAAANKKSYTVVVGKLNPAKLANFAEIDGWVVVGCWESSLVEDDAGFFRPVVTPFELEVALMGDGERVWGGSWWGGIEGVKAPVGKDEEEEVVEGKEEEDEDSEEESAPPEFDLRTGRLISTSRPMRVRKVKEEREGGEVKEGVVEENRNGTNGALALRPKAELAMVNGVVSPGAEFLRSQRTWQGLGSDYTEEESTAIEEGRRGVARGYTVGDSEKR; from the coding sequence ATGACCGAACTATCCTCCGCCCCGGTGCTGTCAACCCCAGCCGAACACCTCTTTGAGCACGCCAGCCCAGATTCCCAGACCGAGGCCAAGGCGCCGCGAAAAACCGACGACGAGCTCCGCCAAATCTACGAAGTCGCACGGACGGCGCGAGAACTGCGACTGGGAAAATGGAAGACGATAGCCCTACAATTCCCAGATGCGATGCTGGTCGATGCGCCGAGGCTAGTCCAGGCGCTCAAGGATGAGCTGACTGCTCTccgaaaagaagaggaggaatcaTCCGGGCCAAAACAAGACGAGAAGATATTCATCCTGGCCGACACTTCCTACAGCGCGTGCTGTGTTGATGAAGTAGCGGCTGAACACGCCGATGCCCAGGTTGTGGTGCACTACGGCCGGTCGTGTCTCTCGCCCACGTCCCGATTACCTGTTATCTACGTGTTTACCGAACATCGGCTCAACCTCGACGAGACGGTCGAAGCTTTCGAGAGGGAACACCCAGGAAAAGACGCAAAGGTGGTTATCATGGCGGATGTGACGTATCAATCCCACGTTCCGGCGGTTGTCTCACGTCTTGTGTCGGAGGGATACACAAATATTTACTCCACGGCCATCACCCATGACCCAACGAACATCTTGCCCAACCGGAAGATCGTCTCCCACAGCGCCTCCTCCGATTCTACACCGGAGGGGGATTCACTAAAAGAATACTCTCTCTTCcacatctccacccccccaacagcccTGCTACTAGCCCTCTCCTCGAGGGTAGGCTCCCTCTACATCCATGACACGccccactccccctttccatcatCTAGCTTCCTCTCCGCAAGACGACTCCTCGGCCGGCGGTATGCGAAGCTATTATCTCTGTCAACTGCGGGTATCATTGGGATATTGGTGAATACGCTTTCAGTATCGAACTACTTGTGTTCGGTGGATGCGCTCAGGAAGAGGATTGCGGCGGCGAATAAAAAGAGTTATACGGTTGTGGTTGGCAAGCTGAATCCGGCGAAGCTGGCGAATTTTGCGGAGAttgatgggtgggtggtggtggggtgttgGGAGAGCAGTcttgtggaggatgatgctggGTTTTTTaggccggtggtgacgcCGTTTGAGTTGGAGGTTGCGTTgatgggagatggggagagggtttggggggggagttggtggggggggattgagggggtgaaggcgcCGGTTGGTaaggatgaagaagaggaggtggtggaggggaaggaagaggaggatgaggatagTGAAGAGGAGTCTGCGCCGCCAGAGTTTGATCTTAGGACTGGGAGGCTGATTAGTACTAGTCGGccgatgagggtgaggaaggttaaggaggagagggagggcggggaggtgaAAGAGGGGGTGGTAGAAGAGAACAGGAATGGGACGAATGGGGCGCTTGCGTTGAGACCAAAGGCTGagttggcgatggtgaaTGGGGTGGTTAGTCCGGGTGCTGAGTTCTTGAGGTCGCAGAGGACGTGGCAGGGGTTGGGGAGTGATTATACTGAGGAAGAGAGCACAGCTatcgaggaggggaggaggggtgtgGCAAGAGGGTATACGGTTGGGGATAGTGAGAAGAGGTAG
- a CDS encoding hypothetical protein (MEROPS:MER0016549; COG:O; EggNog:ENOG503NUMH) has protein sequence MRLPLLLPLALSLGASTQNFVNPSQDTTLLFSSNFPGASITYKETTALLCETTPGVKSWSGYVHLPSTLLADVPSSLDMSIFFWYFQARKNPEEAPTSIYISGGPGASAFDETNGFPCTFNPDGNSTRLNNQSWNEEVNMLYIDQPVGAGFSYSKIVNGVVDLMDSLSEDGSFFTPGTVEELQQDSLNLTVAPATIQSLDPRDGINTTQQAARVMWQFTQVWFREFPGYDTSNKEISLWTVSYGGFYGPSFMAHFHRQSSLPNSFPLQLSTLGIQNGCLDVLTMGLSYLDFSLNNTYDIQAYPEEVYSSAKTNLTEYCQPLLLSCRQSVQEGDPLGYGRNSTVNQACALAAGVCFGFVQGAFTSYSDLNPFDITLSHPETYPPLHSVGYLNQPWVQAALGVAVNFTAASRSTGGVFFALTGDPMRHDLSDLRYVLENRIKVAMVYGDLDYRCNWFGGEEISLAVGGEEFREAGYADVDVGGVVGGLVREVAGLSFVRVFDAGHSVYGYHPGVVKEIFKRVMDGRDVASGKVAADGGYRSQGLVDVRGVKVAATKGRDAGCFLADVGRTCDQGQVEALREGRRVRVEGGRVVEPGREGETSVDGDGKGGEEMEQVKSGGTVRETAAMAASLGALAGCSRCHWLHPFGWFFCCWESITILQLSVTLRSSRKRFTPKRMVPPRSTRSKRGCITCRIRRVKCDETKPQCSRCIKAGRTCDGYAAISSQLSGRDMATAVKTLQVVGPAARVLGEAVLTEDSACFDFFRMCTVAMTNTAFPAPFWSRHVLQVAHFEPAVWKAAVAVGALHRRWESRSKIRLRAKPINSGAAGGETEEFTKQGMQQYWGAISMARTIQDPGVLMVMSVILAAAANMAGEWAASHVHIQSGLKLVASQSPHNTMSGEIASIAQSLSRLDLLVMTFEDSRARYAYADPLTGKLPSSILNMPRVGKLYDLMQASMHLFGMFRYFLSVEGGYILGFVTEEDDLPHLQARIAEDVIRWKIEFEILANRISSSASQAERTTLLSLELYHSVLSLMSRAGIAGPAVRWDPYTDEFARVISLCETINKNIFSPLPFFMSLEPGLVMPLFLTITRCRHPIVRRRGLRLLKSLNRQEGMWNSPAACVVAEQMVLAEEELLEFPLPLYIENLDNMPMDGPTGEGWERSMAPEELRVTRDQLEIDVESGRIELRLYTGLGEEEREVKRVSLGY, from the exons ATGCGTCTCCCTCTATTGctccccctcgccctctcaCTTGGCGCCTCCACCCAAAACTTCGTCAACCCATCCCAagacaccaccctcctcttctcctccaacttccccgGCGCCTCCATCACCTACAAAGAAACCACCGCCCTTCTCTGTGAAACCACCCCGGGAGTCAAATCATGGTCCGGCTAcgtccacctcccctccaccctcctcgccgatgttccctcctccctcgacatGAGCATCTTCTTCTGGTACTTCCAGGCCCGCAAAAACCCTGAAGAAGCTCCCACATCCATCTACATCAGCGGCGGCCCCGGAGCCTCGGCCTTTGACGAGACAAATGGGTTTCCTTGCACTTTCAATCCAGACGGTAATTCAACCAGATTGAACAACCAGAGTTGGAACGAAGAGGTCAATATGCTGTATATCGACCAGCCTGTCGGGGCAGGGTTCAGTTACTCCAAGATCGTCAACGGGGTAGTGGACTTGATGGACAGCCTGTCTGAAGACGGCTCATTCTTCACTCCTGGAACGGTCGAAGAACTCCAGCAAGACAGTCTCAACTTGACTGTAGCCCCTGCTACCATCCAGTCCCTCGACCCCCGAGATGGGATCAACACCACGCAACAGGCAGCGAGGGTGATGTGGCAGTTTACCCAGGTCTGGTTTCGGGAGTTTCCGGGCTATGATACCTCCAATAAGGAAATTAGTCTTTGGACTGTTTCG TACGGCGGCTTCTACGGCCCGTCCTTCATGGCCCACTTCCACAGGcaatcctccctcccaaattcattccccctccagctctcTACCCTAGGCATCCAAAACGGCTGCTTGGACGTTCTTACAATGGGTTTGTCATACCTCGACTTTTCACTCAACAACACTTACGATATTCAAGCATATCCTGAAGAGGTGTACTCCTCCGCCAAGACTAATCTCACTGAGTACtgccaacccctcctcctatcCTGCCGGCAATCAGTCCAAGAAGGCGACCCGTTGGGGTATGGAAGAAACAGCACTGTCAACCAGGCGTGTGCCCTAGCAGCGGGTGTCTGTTTTGGGTTTGTCCAGGGGGCGTTTACGAGCTACTCCGACCTCAACCCGTTTGATATTACGCTGTCGCATCCGGAGACGTACCCCCCGTTGCACTCGGTCGGGTACCTTAATCAACCCTGGGTTCAAGCCGCGTTGGGAGTTGCGGTGAATTTCACTGCTGCGTCGAGGTCCACGGGGGGTGTCTTTTTCGCCTTGACCGGCGACCCGATGAGGCATGATCTTTCAGATTTAAGGTACGTTTTGGAGAATAGAATCAAGGTCGCGATGGTGTATGGGGATTTGGACTATAGGTGTAactggtttgggggggaggagatctcccttgctgttgggggggaagagTTCAGAGAGGCGGGGTATGcggatgttgatgttgggggagtggttggggggttggtgagggaggtggcggggttgagtTTTGTGAGGGTTTTCGATGCGGGGCATAGTGTTTATGGGTATCATCCGGGGGTTGTGAAGGAGATATTTAAGAGGGTGATGGACGGGAGGGATGTTGCGAGTGGGAAGGTGGCTGCCGACGGGGGGTATCGGAGTCAGGGGCTGGTGGatgtgaggggggtgaaggttgCTGCTacgaaggggagggatgcgGGGTGTTTTCTCGCGGATGTGGGCAGGACGTGTGATCAGGGTCAGGTGGAGGCATTGAGGGAAGgcaggagggtgagggttgagggggggagggtggttgagCCTGGAAGAGAAGGGGAGACGAGTGtagatggggatgggaagggcggggaggaaaTGGAGCAGGTTAAGAGTGGTGGCACTGTGAGGGAGACGGCCGCGATGGCCGCG AGTCTGGGTGCGTTGGCTGGCTGCTCAAGGTGTCATTGGCTACATCCTTTTGGATGGTTCTTCT GCTGTTGGGAATCGATAACTATTCTTCAACTTTCAGTAACCCTACGCTCATCTAGAAAAAGGTTCACACCCAAAAGAATGGTCCCGCCAAGGAGCACGAGATCGAAACGTGGATGCATTACCTGCAG AATCCGCCGCGTCAAATGCGATGAAACAAAACCCCAATGCAGCCGCTGCATCAAAGCCGGCCGCACCTGCGATGGATACGCAGCCATATCATCACAGCTAAGCGGCCGGGACATGGCAACCGCAGTCAAAACCCTCCAAGTCGTCGGGCCAGCGGCCAGAGTCCTGGGGGAAGCCGTCCTGACCGAAGACTCTGCCTGCTTTGACTTCTTCCGAATGTGCACAGTCGCCATGACCAACACCGCCTTTCCCGCCCCCTTCTGGTCCCGCCATGTCCTCCAAGTGGCACATTTTGAGCCGGCGGTGTGGAAGGCCGCAGTGGCAGTCGGGGCACTGCATCGGAGGTGGGAGTCAAGAAGTAAGATTCGGCTTCGGGCTAAGCCTATCAATTCAGGCGCGGCAGGGGGGGAAACAGAGGAGTTTACCAAACAGGGCATGCAGCAGTATTGGGGTGCTATCAGTATGGCGCGCACCATCCAGGATCCAGGGGTGCTCATGGTTATGAGCGTTATTCTCGCCGCGGCGGCTAATATGGCTGGTGAATGGGCAGCAAGTCATGTTCACATCCAATCCGGGCTCAAACTCGTCGCTTCTCAGTCACCCCACAACACCATGTCCGGCGAGATAGCCTCGATCGCCCAATCTCTCTCCCGTCTCGACCTCTTAGTCATGACATTCGAAGACTCCCGCGCCCGCTACGCCTATGCCGACCCCCTGACCGGCAAactgccctcctccatcctcaacatgCCCCGCGTAGGCAAGCTCTACGATTTAATGCAGGCATCAATGCATCTCTTTGGCATGTTCCGGTACTTTCTCAGCGTCGAGGGCGGGTACATCTTGGGTTTCGTcaccgaggaagatgatCTCCCCCATTTGCAAGCCCGAATCGCCGAAGACGTCATCCGTTGGAAAATCGAGTTTGAGATCCTGGCCAACAGAATCTCTTCTTCGGCGTCCCAAGCAGAGCGAACCACACTGCTATCCTTAGAACTCTACCACTCCGTCTTGTCTCTCATGTCCCGCGCGGGAATCGCCGGCCCGGCAGTCAGATGGGACCCCTACACTGACGAGTTCGCCCGCGTCATTTCCCTCTGTGAAACCATCAACAAGAACATCTTCTCCCCGTTGCCGTTCTTCATGTCCCTCGAGCCAGGCCTGGTTATGCCGTTGTTTTTGACCATAACCCGGTGTCGCCATCCCATCGTCCGACGCAGGGGGCTGAGGTTGTTAAAGTCGTTGAACCGACAAGAGGGAATGTGGAACAGCCCTGCCGCCTGTGTGGTTGCTGAACAAATGGTtctggccgaggaagagcttCTCGAGTTTCCACTGCCGTTGTATATTGAGAACTTGGATAACATGCCGATGGACGGGCCCACCGGGGAAGGATGGGAGAGGAGCATGGCGccggaggagttgagggtgacgagggaTCAGCTGGAAATTGATGTGGAGAGTGGGAGGATCGAACTGAGGCTGTATACGGggctgggagaggaggaaagggaggtTAAAAGGGTGAGTTTGGGGTACTAG
- a CDS encoding hypothetical protein (EggNog:ENOG503NZAE; COG:S), with amino-acid sequence MKIAQVLPFVGLANALPWMADKRQQSGGAQPGGPLTCPFNPNHQPAARWDPDFPYNHANLGLPGKGKGGYKVPADGDTAHAFMPPTDKDIRGPCPGLNALANHNFIARDGITDYNELLDALQNVYNVGYDLANFLAFYAIYVAGLGDPVTKKLSIGCDATTRTSWSPIITGSEPGLNGHSKMEIDASLTRNDFFAAGGDNFSFNTTLFKMFEQSTGGLFDVDRISKYRHERWHQCQAENPQFYFPILGLFQYGAASFLYELWPNGNEGYVPNLHNTATFFGAHRLPDGNYLRVPERIPSNWVNREKPYFLLDIASEIFKMYTKNPVGFGGNAGGEFIGINHPPYINDGALNANTTAQDVACLLYQILSRPVPSTLNGIVTPLVEATEALLISLFGVEYNNLGCPLALT; translated from the exons ATGAAGATTGCCCAAGTTCTGCCCTTTGTGGGCCTTGCAAATGCCCTCCCATGGATGGCTGACAAGCGCCAACAG TCCGGTGGTGCCCAACCCGGCGGTCCTCTGACTTGCCCCTTCAACCCTAATCACCAGCCAGCTGCCAGATGGGACCCAGATTTCCCTTACAACCACGCAAACCTCGGTCTCCCaggcaaaggcaaaggcggGTATAAAGTCCCTGCTGATGGCGATACTGCCCATGCCTTCATGCCGCCGACGGACAAAGACATCAGGGGTCCTTGCCCTGGACTGAATGCTTTGGCTAATC ATAACTTTATTGCCCGTGATGGTATTACCGATTACAACGAGTTGCTCGACGCTCTTCAGAACGTTTACAACGTTGGCTATGACCTGGCGAACTTCCTTGCCTTCTACGCCATCTACGTCGCCGGCCTTGGAGATCCCGTCACCAAGAAGCTGTCCATCGGCTGTGATGCCACCACACGTACCTCGTGGAGCCCAATCATCACTGGCAGCGAGCCCGGCCTGAACGGCCACAGCAAGATGGAGATCGACGCGTCACTCACCCGGAATGATTTCTTcgctgccggtggtgacaACTTCAGCTTCAACACTACCCTGTTCAAGATGTTTGAACAGTCCACCGGCGGGCTCTTTGACGTTGACCGAATCTCCAAGTACCGTCATGAACGGTGGCATCAGTGCCAGGCTGAGAACCCACAATT CTActtccccatcctcggcctcttcCAATACGgcgccgcctccttcctctaCGAACTCTGGCCGAATGGAAATGAGGGCTATGTCCCCAACTTGCACAACACCGCCACTTT CTTTGGAGcccaccgcctcccagaCGGCAACTACCTCCGCGTCCCTGAGCGTATTCCCTCCAACTGGGTCAACCGCGAGAAGCCTTACTTCCTGCTAGACATCGCCTCGGAGATCTTCAAGATGTACACCAAGAACCCAGTTGGCTTTGGTGGCAATGCTGGAGGGGAGTTTATTGGcatcaaccaccctcctTACATCAATGATGGTGCGCTCAATGCCAATACCACTGCCCAGGATGTCGCTTGTTTGTTGTATCAGATCCTCTCGAGGCCGGTTCCGAGCACACTTAATGGTATTGTTACTCCTTTGGTTGAGGCGACGGAGGCCCTTTTGATCAGCTTGTTTGGGGTTGAGTATAATAATTTGGGGTGCCCGCTGGCTTTGAcgtga
- the DPH2_2 gene encoding Diphthamide biosynthesis protein 2 (EggNog:ENOG503NUDH; COG:J) codes for MPPPRESHVTTTTGDAGVSAPYGVTNSSSSSSPPHHRSNNSSSDSTLDVPIADGEKTSPTDSASSSDTEPEVEAVRVASRRTIPDANHYGPTTEKDPELELERSPSAATTIDFPEGGVTGWLVVFGSFCAMLSLYGLINSAAVFESYFSTHQLKDNSPSEIGWIFSLYLFIVFFVGVQVGPIFDRYGARLIVAMGCLLITLSLLLLSWCTEYYQIILTYSVMGGLGGALLNCPAYGSIAHFFNVRRGFATGIASTAGGIGGVIFPIVLRELLPTIGFNWSSRVLALIMLGLAIPANLFIKTRLPPAKGEKVQSVWPDFSVFKDARFACAALGVFFMEWGLFVPLTYIVSYAVDHGQDATESYLLLSYLNAGSVLGRVLPGILADKIGRFNVIIITIAICLITGLALWLPAGHSNSMLIVYAVLFGFGSGSNIGLVPVCLGQLCDHRKFGRLFSTAMMVASFGTLSSVPIGGALLSGSGWTAVILFSSISYAVALAFYTATRVLAVGWNPLTVF; via the exons ATGCCACCGCCGCGAGAGAGTcatgtcaccaccacaacaggGGATGCTGGTGTAAGCGCTCCCTATGGCGTCACCAattcttcctcgtcgtcatcaccaccacaccaccgtTCCAACAACTCATCATCAGACTCGACATTGGATGTTCCAATAGCTGATGGTGAAAAGACATCGCCAACTGATTCCGCCTCCTCGTCTGATACCGAACCTGAGGTAGAGGCAGTCAGAGTGGCGTCGCGACGTACCATACCGGATGCCAACCACTATGGCCCAACCACGGAGAAGGATCCCGAGCTCGAGCTGGAACGCTCACCATCGGCGGCAACCACGATTGACTTTCCCGAGGGAGGTGTGacggggtggttggtggtgtttgggtcGTTTTGTGCCATGTTGTCGCTGTACGGATTGATCAACTCGGCCGCTGTGTTTGAATCGTACTTTTCGACGCACCAGTTGAAGGACAACTCGCCAAGCGAGATTGGCTGGATCTTTAGCTTGTACCTGTTTATTGTGTTTTTCGTGGGGGTCCAAGTTGGGCCTATTTTTGATCGATATGGCGCGAGGCTGATTGTTGCTATGGGATGTTTGCTGATCACGCTcagtttgttgttgctgagctgGTGTACTG AATATTATCAGATCATCCTCACCTATTCCGTCATGGGTGGCTTGGGCGGTGCTCTCCTCAACTGTCCCGCCTATGGCTCCATCGCCCACTTCTTCAACGTCCGTCGAGGTTTTGCGACAGGCATTGCGAGTACAGCGGGCGGCATCGGCGGCGTCATCTTCCCCATTGTGCTGAGAGAGCTGTTGCCGACCATCGGGTTCAACTGGAGCAGCCGAGTGCTCGCCCTGATCATGCTCGGCCTCGCCATCCCGGCCAATCTGTTCATCAAGACCAGACTGCCCCCCGCTAAGGGCGAAAAGGTGCAGTCGGTCTGGCCCGACTTTTCCGTGTTCAAAGATGCCCGGTTCGCATGCGCTGCTCTCGGTGTGTTCTTCATGGAGTGGGGCCTATTCGTTCCGTTGACTTATATTGTGTCGTACGCGGTTGACCACGGGCAGGATGCGACGGAAAGTTATCTGCTGTTGTCATACCTGAACGCCGGGTCCGTGTTGGGACGTGTGTTGCCGGGAATTCTGGCGGATAAGATTGGGCGGTTCAACGTTATTATCATCACTATCGCCATTTGCTTGATCACGGGACTGGCGCTGTGGTTGCCGGCTGGCCACTCGAATTCGATGTTGATTGTATATGCGGTGCTGTTTGGGTTTGGCAGTGGCAGCAACATTGGCTTGGTGCCGGTGTGCTTGGGTCAGCTCTGCGATCACCGAAAGTTTGGGCGACTGTTTTCaacggcgatgatggtggccAGCTTTGGTACGCTGAGCAGTGTCCCAATTGGAGGCGCCTTGTTATCTGGGTCGGGTTGGACGGCCGTGATTTTGTTTTCGAGCATCTCGTATGCTGTTGCGTTGGCTTTCTACACAGCCACCAGGGTGCTTGCTGTGGGGTGGAACCCTCTGACGGTCTTCTAG